A stretch of Schistocerca americana isolate TAMUIC-IGC-003095 chromosome 3, iqSchAmer2.1, whole genome shotgun sequence DNA encodes these proteins:
- the LOC124605728 gene encoding ninjurin-2-like isoform X3 gives MSSTAAIAPEPGTPKTLDANRYATKKTIAQGMLDIALLTANASQLKYVLQAGSKHEFYSLMVGLISTSIVLQVLVGVVFLVIGGLNINKERDRRAADVLNDISLVLVFIVSVINVIISGFGMEDSSQLFAEGMV, from the exons AAAACGCTGGACGCCAACCGGTATGCGACGAAGAAGACGATCGCGCAGGGCATGCTGGACATCGCTCTGCTGACTGCCAATGCCAGCCAGCTGAAGTACGTCCTGCAGGCGGGGAGCAAGCACGAGTTCTACTCGCTCATGGTCGGGCTCATCTCCACctccatcgtcctccag GTGTTGGTGGGCGTGGTCTTCCTGGTGATCGGAGGCCTCAACATCAACAAGGAGAGGGACAGGCGCGCCGCGGACGTCCTCAACGACATCAGCCTTGTGCTCGTCTTCATCGTCAGCGTCATCAACGTCATCATCTCCGGTTTCGGCATGGAGGACTCTTCCCAGTTGTTCGCCGAGGGGATGGTCTAG
- the LOC124605728 gene encoding ninjurin-1-like isoform X2: protein MSSTAAIAPEPGTPKTLDANRYATKKTIAQGMLDIALLTANASQLKYVLQAGSKHEFYSLMVGLISTSIVLQGVMGVLFLSLNLLRDCRLHQQSYRASALVINYVALALSVVVTALNLLISAFDPSLGHFLKGTDLA from the exons AAAACGCTGGACGCCAACCGGTATGCGACGAAGAAGACGATCGCGCAGGGCATGCTGGACATCGCTCTGCTGACTGCCAATGCCAGCCAGCTGAAGTACGTCCTGCAGGCGGGGAGCAAGCACGAGTTCTACTCGCTCATGGTCGGGCTCATCTCCACctccatcgtcctccag GGCGTGATGGGCGTGCTCTTCCTGTCGCTGAACCTGCTGCGCGACTGCCGCCTGCACCAGCAGAGCTACCGCGCCTCGGCGCTCGTCATCAACTACGTCGCGCTCGCCCTCTCCGTCGTCGTCACCGCGCTCAACCTGCTCATCTCCGCCTTTGACCCCAGCCTCGGGCACTTCCTCAAGGGCACCGACCTCGCCTAG